In Drosophila subpulchrella strain 33 F10 #4 breed RU33 chromosome 3R, RU_Dsub_v1.1 Primary Assembly, whole genome shotgun sequence, the following are encoded in one genomic region:
- the LOC119553124 gene encoding histidine-rich glycoprotein-like translates to MRFSLVLILGVLGSVLLLGGIASGTDTKTASTATEASTSKKVEACKLLRLLKELQEKQGERAEKKDHEKKHEVKVEHHKNRGHEKASEKEHHHREKLGHEHHKNRGHEKASEKEHHHREKLGHEKKTEKYHQKPHHH, encoded by the exons ATGCGATTCTCATTGGTATTGATCCTGGGCGTTCTCGGCAGTGTCCTGCTCCTGGGCGGAATTGCATCGGGCACCGACAC TAAGACCGCCTCCACTGCCACAGAGGCCTCCACCTCGAAGAAGGTAGAAGCATGCAAACTCCTGCGTCTATTGAAGGAACTTCAGGAGAAACAAGGCGAGAGGGCCGAGAAGAAGGACCACGAGAAGAAACACGAGGTAAAGGTTGAGCATCATAAGAACCGGGGGCACGAGAAAGCATCCGAGAAAGAGCATCATCATCGTGAAAAGCTGGGGCACGAGCATCATAAGAACCGGGGGCACGAGAAAGCATCCGAGAAAGAGCATCATCATCGTGAAAAGCTGGGGCACGAGAAGAAAACCGAGAAGTACCATCAAAAACCTCACCATCACTAA